One Coffea arabica cultivar ET-39 chromosome 5e, Coffea Arabica ET-39 HiFi, whole genome shotgun sequence DNA segment encodes these proteins:
- the LOC113743456 gene encoding F-box/LRR-repeat protein 25-like isoform X2 codes for MYVSCNSIPSACFNFSFFQAAKMDFKNDDEDEGTATCSRFEKLKKSEDQQDLLSGLPDEILLHILSFLPLEDAVKTVLIRRFGNLWRSIRILDFDQCLNHSCYNGPYCNQKLMNLIHQVVKFNESRTLEKLRLKFAFHKGYDSILEDQWLKSTSNEIDSLVRFAASKKVKVLDLDLLGCGFIELVEDYSVPDVVFRSDHLMELRLAACNIELQGEISLKSVKILSLKDIELNDNMMEKILLGCPSLEDLTLIGCYGLTNLNCSNNPNLKKLNLVLHLGKTLTISWNTALSVENSKCLEGGAKQLNLPSAIDASLFIGSRFRWERKKHNEVKRQLQKSSFCSTCTPSSSPCILA; via the exons ATGTACGTTTCTTGCAATTCGATCCCTTCTGCCTGTTTTAATTTCAGCTTCTTCCAAGCTGCTAAAATGGACTTCAagaatgatgatgaagatgagggTACTGCAACTTGTAGTAGATTTGAGAAGCTGAAGAAATCAGAAGATCAGCAAGATTTGTTGAGTGGCTTGCCTGATGAGATTTTGCTGCATATACTTTCCTTCCTACCGTTAGAGGATGCTGTAAAGACGGTCCTGATTCGAAGATTTGGAAACCTGTGGCGCAGTATTcgaattcttgattttgatcaGTGCCTGAACCATTCCTGCTACAACGGTCCTTATTGCAATCAAAAGCTCATGAACTTGATCCATCAAGTAGTGAAATTCAATGAGAGCAGAACCCTGGAGAAACTGCGTCTAAAGTTCGCTTTCCACAAGGGTTATGACAGTATTCTTGAAGATCAATGGCTGAAAAGTACTTCTAATGAAATCGATTCGCTAGTTCGTTTTGCAGCAAGCAAGAAAGTGAAAGTTCTTGATCTTGATTTACTGGGGTGTGGTTTCATTGAGCTGGTTGAAGATTACTCTGTCCCTGATGTTGTTTTCAGAAGTGATCACTTGATGGAACTAAGGTTGGCCGCTTGCAATATCGAATTGCAGGGAGAGATTAGTTTGAAATCGGTCAAGATCTTGTCCTTGAAGGATATTGAGTTGAATGATAACATGATGGAGAAGATCTTACTTGGCTGTCCATCACTTGAAGATTTAACTCTGATAGGTTGCTATGGTTTGACAAATTTGAACTGCAGCAACAATCCGAATCTAAAGAAGCTGAATCTTGTTCTGCACTTGGGGAAGACCTTGACAATCTCTTGGAATACTGCATTATCAGTGGAGAATTCTAAATGCTTAGAGGGTGGTGCCAAGCAATTGAATCTACCATCAGCTATTGATGCCTCACTCTTCATTGGCTCAAGATTCAGGTGGGAGAGAAAGAAGCATAATGAGGTTAAAAGGCAACTCCAGAAGTCCAGTTTTTGCAGTACTTGCACACCATCTTCCTCCCCTTGCATTTTG GCATGA
- the LOC113743456 gene encoding F-box/LRR-repeat protein 25-like isoform X1, translating to MYVSCNSIPSACFNFSFFQAAKMDFKNDDEDEGTATCSRFEKLKKSEDQQDLLSGLPDEILLHILSFLPLEDAVKTVLIRRFGNLWRSIRILDFDQCLNHSCYNGPYCNQKLMNLIHQVVKFNESRTLEKLRLKFAFHKGYDSILEDQWLKSTSNEIDSLVRFAASKKVKVLDLDLLGCGFIELVEDYSVPDVVFRSDHLMELRLAACNIELQGEISLKSVKILSLKDIELNDNMMEKILLGCPSLEDLTLIGCYGLTNLNCSNNPNLKKLNLVLHLGKTLTISWNTALSVENSKCLEGGAKQLNLPSAIDASLFIGSRFRWERKKHNEVKRQLQKSSFCSTCTPSSSPCILVYNIYIPLGTL from the exons ATGTACGTTTCTTGCAATTCGATCCCTTCTGCCTGTTTTAATTTCAGCTTCTTCCAAGCTGCTAAAATGGACTTCAagaatgatgatgaagatgagggTACTGCAACTTGTAGTAGATTTGAGAAGCTGAAGAAATCAGAAGATCAGCAAGATTTGTTGAGTGGCTTGCCTGATGAGATTTTGCTGCATATACTTTCCTTCCTACCGTTAGAGGATGCTGTAAAGACGGTCCTGATTCGAAGATTTGGAAACCTGTGGCGCAGTATTcgaattcttgattttgatcaGTGCCTGAACCATTCCTGCTACAACGGTCCTTATTGCAATCAAAAGCTCATGAACTTGATCCATCAAGTAGTGAAATTCAATGAGAGCAGAACCCTGGAGAAACTGCGTCTAAAGTTCGCTTTCCACAAGGGTTATGACAGTATTCTTGAAGATCAATGGCTGAAAAGTACTTCTAATGAAATCGATTCGCTAGTTCGTTTTGCAGCAAGCAAGAAAGTGAAAGTTCTTGATCTTGATTTACTGGGGTGTGGTTTCATTGAGCTGGTTGAAGATTACTCTGTCCCTGATGTTGTTTTCAGAAGTGATCACTTGATGGAACTAAGGTTGGCCGCTTGCAATATCGAATTGCAGGGAGAGATTAGTTTGAAATCGGTCAAGATCTTGTCCTTGAAGGATATTGAGTTGAATGATAACATGATGGAGAAGATCTTACTTGGCTGTCCATCACTTGAAGATTTAACTCTGATAGGTTGCTATGGTTTGACAAATTTGAACTGCAGCAACAATCCGAATCTAAAGAAGCTGAATCTTGTTCTGCACTTGGGGAAGACCTTGACAATCTCTTGGAATACTGCATTATCAGTGGAGAATTCTAAATGCTTAGAGGGTGGTGCCAAGCAATTGAATCTACCATCAGCTATTGATGCCTCACTCTTCATTGGCTCAAGATTCAGGTGGGAGAGAAAGAAGCATAATGAGGTTAAAAGGCAACTCCAGAAGTCCAGTTTTTGCAGTACTTGCACACCATCTTCCTCCCCTTGCATTTTG gtttatAACATATATATCCCCTTGGGTACTTTATGA
- the LOC140006306 gene encoding uncharacterized protein — protein sequence MLSGSKRKKWDNHKTNDQNYDMLATCLRKQFEMQVTGGQCQSRMYRFRKKWNVFANLRGLSSKAETVIGWDEENNCFTASDEHWAQMEAVNKEYKDFKLAGSCFLYDLYTPTTLGKNATGSYAQSAKRPVPEGEHRRPLLGKPQKSKGKGATSASAASGYQQYPWEGEDVYYVPSVPGAASGKRPASSLGTPGDREGSRGAKSTRSSSDRERLDDAISKISRVTTASQEFMKIRYEEEAKYSVPVAQDIVKICNFQNRLS from the exons ATGTTGAGTGGAAGCAAACGAAAAAAATGGGACAATCACAAGACAAATGACCAGAATTATGATATGCTTGCCACATGTTTGCGGAAACAATTTGAGATGCAAGTCACCGGAGGCCAATGCCAGTCAAGAATGTATAGGTTTAGGAAGAAGTGGAACGTGTTTGCCAATCTTCGTGGTTTGTCATCAAAAGCGGAGACTGTGATTGGCTGGGATGAAGAGAATAACTGCTTTACGGCTTCCGACGAGCACTGGGCCCAAATGGAAGCT gtgaACAAAGAGTACAAAGACTTCAAATTAGCTGGAAGTTGCTTCCTATATGATCTGTATACTCCAACAACATTGGGAAAAAATGCAACAGGTAGCTATGCACAATCTGCAAAGCGACCTGTCCCCGAGGGCGAACACCGACGGCCACTTCTTGGAAAGCCACAAAAGAGCAAAGGAAAGGGTGCAACCTCAGCTTCGGCTGCCTCTGGCTACCAGCAGTACCCTTGGGAGGGAGAGGACGTATACTACGTACCTTCGGTACCAGGAGCGGCATCTGGAAAGCGTCCCGCCTCAAGTCTTGGCACTCCCGGAGATCGTGAGGGATCTAGAGGTGCTAAATCAACAAGATCATCTAGTGATAGGGAAAGACTAGATGATGCAATTAGCAAAATCTCTCGCGTCACCACCGCTTCGCAAGAATTTATGAAAATTCGGTATGAAGAGGAAGCAAAATACAGTGTACCGGTAGCTCAAGACATAGTGAAAATATGCAACTTCCAAAATCGGTTAAGCTAA
- the LOC113687553 gene encoding uncharacterized protein, which produces MVSHSARQRVLAKRFNRSTETINRNVREVLRGLCMFASQIIRPFDYDQDAAGAIDGTHIPACPPSGHQMVYTNRHGFQSQNLLAVCDFDMRFTYIYVEWEGSAHDSQVLDDALSHPSDFPMAPEGKYYLVDAAYKNVPDFLSTYKNAARAGPEKILFNTRHSKLRNVIERTFGVLKNRFKFLKGPVPNFYMMTQVSVVIACCVLHNFLRLHQPGDAYFQLVEDENVRLEHQQGGGELLHVQPLNASRAEVMAWKVRRDAIATEMYGA; this is translated from the exons ATGGTAAGTCATAGTGCCCGACAACGAGTTTTGGCAAAGCGTTTTAATAGATCAACGGAGACAATTAACCGCAATGTAAGGGAGGTCCTGCGCGGTCTTTGTATGTTTGCTTCACAAATAATTCGCCCTTTTGACTACGATCAG GATGCAGCGGGAGCAATTGATGGCACTCACATTCCGGCGTGCCCGCCCTCAGGCCACCAAATGGTGTATACAAATCGACATGGGTTTCAGTCGCAAAATCTACTGGCAGTATGTGATTTCGATATGCGATTCACGTACATATATGTTGAGTGGGAGGGAAGTGCACACGATAGCCAAGTGTTAGATGATGCTCTGTCACACCCGTCAGACTTCCCAATGGCACCTGAAG GTAAATACTACCTTGTAGATGCTGCATATAAGAATGTTCCAGACTTCTTATCGACGTATAAGAATGCAGCACGGGCCGGTccagaaaaaattttatttaatacaCGCCATTCGAAACTTAGAAATGTCATTGAACGAACCTTTGGAGTTCTGAAGAACAGATTTAAGTTTTTAAAGGGACCGGTTCCAAATTTTTACATGATGACTCAAGTCAGTGTTGTTATAGCTTGTTGTGTATTGCACAACTTTCTTCGCTTACACCAACCAGGCGACGCCTATTTTCAACTGGTTGAGGACGAAAATGTTCGATTAGAGCACCAACAGGGTGGCGGTGAGTTACTTCACGTCCAGCCATTGAATGCATCCCGAGCTGAGGTTATGGCTTGGAAAGTTAGGCGAGATGCAATTGCAACTGAAATGTATGGCGCGTAA